The Fusarium graminearum PH-1 chromosome 2, whole genome shotgun sequence genome includes a region encoding these proteins:
- a CDS encoding mannan polymerase II complex ANP1 subunit produces the protein MNSRHHAAAFSNGYPRGNTFDISPHKFQPRTYTPAQRRRNKLLTRLGICAVILFLFSLWLWPSSSVASLVSFGLLSSSGTPELETVRYYDLTNVQGTARGWEREERILLCVPLRDAEAHLEMFFSHMRNLTYPHHLIDLAFLVSDSKDNTLKVLSDSLEAIQADEDPKQPYGEISIIEKDFGQKVNQDVESRHGFAAQASRRKLMAQARNWLLSAALRPYHSWVYWRDVDVETAPFTILEDLMRHNKDVIVPNVWRPLPDWLGGEQPYDLNSWQESETALALADTLDEDAVIVEGYAEYATWRPHLAYLRDPFGDPDMEMEIDGVGGVSILAKAKVFRSGVHFPAFSFEKHAETEGFGKMSKRMGYSVIGLPHYVIWHLYEPSVDDIRHMEEMEKERLAREQQEADKKKNQQKIKEEYTDTRNEWEKDKQEMQNLAAQPKPVVNNAPVVPPPKEQPAQQVNNVPGNAAQGENKPQAVKQEAMQVEEVAKDVPKAA, from the exons ATGAACTCCCGGCACCACGCTGCCGCCTTTTCGAATGGCTACCCACGCGGCAACACATTTGACATCTCGCCGCACAA ATTCCAGCCTCGTACCTACACACCTGCCCAACGACGTCGCAACAAACTGTTAACTCGCCTGGGTATTTGCGCAGTAATCCTGtttctcttcagcctttgGCTCTGGCCTTCCAGCTCCGTGGCCTCATTGGTTTCTTTTGGGCTTCTTTCTTCGAGTGGCACCCCCGAGCTCGAGACGGTTCGATACTACGATTTGACTAATGTTCAGGGTACCGCTCGTGGCTGGGAGCGTGAAGAACGTATTCTCCTATGTGTGCCGCTTCGTGATGCCGAAGCGCATCTGGAGATGTTCTTTTCCCACATGCGCAACCTGACATACCCACACCACCTGATTGATCTCGCATTCCTCGTTTCAGATTCGAAGGACAATACTCTCAAGGTCCTCTCCGACAGTCTGGAGGCTATCCAAGCCGACGAGGACCCTAAGCAGCCTTATGGCGAGATCTCCATCATCGAGAAGGACTTTGGTCAGAAGGTCAACCAGGATGTCGAAAGCCGGCACGGATTCGCCGCTCAGGCTAGTCGCCGAAAGCTGATGGCGCAGGCTCGAAACTGGCTTCTGAGTGCGGCCCTACGACCCTATCATTCATGGGTTTACTGGCGCGACGTCGACGTAGAGACCGCGCCGTTCACCATTTTGGAAGACCTTATGCGCCATAACAAGGATGTTATCGTCCCAA ACGTTTGGCGACCCTTGCCTGACTGGCTTGGTGGTGAACAGCCTTATGACTTGAACTCTTGGCAAGAGTCCGAAACGGCTCTAGCTCTCGCTGATactcttgatgaagatgcagTAATCGTCGAGGGATATGCTGAGTATGCCACATGGCGACCTCATTTGGCCTATCTTCGTGATCCATTTGGCGACCCTGatatggagatggaaattgatggcgttggtggTGTCAGCATtttggccaaggccaaggtttTCCGATCCGGAGTTCACTTCCCAGCTTTCAGTTTCGAGAAGCATGCAGAGACAGAAGGTTTCGGCAAG ATGTCCAAGAGAATGGGGTACTCGGTTATTGGTCTACCCCATTATGTCATCTGGCATTTGTATGAGCCTAGTGTGGATGATATCCGTCATATGGAG GAAATGGAGAAAGAGCGACTTGCCCGCGAGCAACAAGAAGcggataagaagaagaaccagcaaaagatcaaagaagaatACACTGATACTAGAAATGAGTGGGAGAAGGACAAGCAAGAGATGCAAAACTTGGCAGCTCAACCAAAGCCTGTCGTCAATAATGCACCCGTGGTCCCGCCTCCCAAAGAGCAGCCTGCCCAACAGGTCAACAACGTTCCTGGTAATGCAGCACAGGGCGAAAACAAGCCACAAGCGGTTAAGCAGGAGGCTATGCAGGTCGAAGAAGTCGCAAAGGATGTGCCCAAGGCCGCCTAA